In Rattus norvegicus strain BN/NHsdMcwi chromosome 1, GRCr8, whole genome shotgun sequence, a genomic segment contains:
- the Rbm14 gene encoding RNA-binding protein 14 isoform X4, which translates to MKIFVGNVDGADTTPEELAALFAPYGTVMSCAVMKQFAFVHMRENAGAVRAIEALHGHELRPGRALVVEMSRPRPLNTWKIFVGNVSAACTSQELRSLFERRGRVIECDVVKGNWRSE; encoded by the coding sequence ATGAAGATCTTTGTAGGCAATGTCGACGGGGCGGATACGACGCCGGAGGAGCTGGCAGCCCTCTTCGCGCCCTATGGCACGGTCATGAGCTGCGCCGTCATGAAACAGTTTGCCTTCGTGCACATGCGCGAGAACGCTGGCGCGGTGCGCGCCATCGAGGCCCTGCATGGCCACGAGCTGCGTCCAGGTCGCGCGCTCGTGGTGGAGATGTCGCGCCCGAGGCCCCTGAACACTTGGAAGATTTTCGTGGGCAATGTATCGGCTGCATGCACAAGCCAGGAATTGCGCAGCCTGTTCGAGCGCCGTGGACGCGTCATCGAGTGTGACGTGGTAAAAG
- the Ccdc87 gene encoding coiled-coil domain-containing protein 87 has protein sequence MEPQNQEPDLKPIYHQLLSPLSIFPRKATPPEPPKRSSPDVSALQSIPLAKLKVGPLCRQVSKRLANSGRAARVTTEDRLCLTEVILEELKCNWREPPIEPILNYENNQKLRKRLESYVLICSEQLFIRYLHLLVTLPTSRRVFTESATLSRLAVNLARDCTIFLTSPDVYRCLLADFQTLLNLKRTQGDIFKLRPPASPPGTFKLCPIPWPHSTGLDQVPCTSLNLNYLVQLSRPYDFPSEPEPDPMQELRSIPQLKSRQQLLWVPFMIKEKEIEGRSSQMVPLPSHSPPSSEIPPFPTSPVQPWLQRGQSMPCLCEGWSLADELGLLPLSPHPLTPLILASESKPLPFRDIVAEDLKQKMKIMTMEWSRYSLLDSGLPPLVRVLTRRLSAQQHIEELQQMLKNLQEEEASGKWDLLPPRVTPLQPQPVTVTLKVQDQVVVQVATVQLSERYFSDSFHLEGAGLLYNHLTGELDGKAIKEMDADRLIGNTTKEIYKELISRVSTGHFSFEDASQIEPSADKDWSSYLASSLLHQDKHMSFINQNLVGFYSRRASAQQLFSEKTPSLTLLQRHKSWDKRLNKGAWINWMKPSVSADDYFKYLASQESDFLHVIFQMYEEEAPVEIPTPVKESLDIQQPPPLIQYEEDLEFVPGMWDWNSVIEDSSRLGKAHFLSLQQRLEQLWVMLEVPEQSRLDMVIKYSSNARLQQLPALIRAWERVLKPIQKRELLLGRLEWFERQASDPNRFYQKPDLLLNRFLEENRFRSYIQKKLSQVESCLIPLLEKIESVFGEPVTFKGRSYLEKMKQDKVEMLYWLQQQRRIRNLIRTQKTIRQSSMSTRNNSQALMAPENTPITH, from the coding sequence ATGGAACCACAGAATCAGGAACCTGACCTCAAGCCGATTTACCACCAGTTGCTGAGTCCGCTGTCGATCTTCCCCAGGAAGGCGACGCCTCCCGAGCCTCCGAAACGCAGCTCTCCAGATGTCTCGGCTTTGCAATCCATCCCGCTTGCAAAGCTGAAAGTGGGGCCGCTGTGCCGCCAGGTGTCCAAGCGGCTAGCAAACAGCGGGAGGGCGGCGCGGGTAACTACCGAGGACCGACTTTGTCTCACCGAGGTTATCCTAGAGGAGCTGAAGTGCAACTGGCGGGAACCTCCAATAGAACCCATTCTGAACTATGAAAACAACCAGAAGCTGCGGAAGCGGCTGGAGTCCTATGTGCTGATCTGCAGTGAGCAGCTCTTCATACGCTACCTGCACCTGCTGGTGACTCTGCCGACCTCTAGAAGGGTCTTCACTGAGTCAGCCACCCTCAGCCGGTTGGCGGTCAACCTTGCCAGGGATTGCACAATCTTCCTCACCAGTCCCGATGTCTATCGCTGCCTGCTGGCTGATTTTCAGACCCTGCTGAATTTAAAGCGCACCCAGGGAGACATATTCAAGTTGCGTCCCCCTGCCAGTCCCCCTGGAACTTTCAAGCTCTGTCCAATCCCTTGGCCTCACAGCACTGGCTTAGACCAAGTGCCATGCACTAGCCTCAACCTGAACTACCTTGTTCAACTCAGCCGCCCATATGATTTCCCCAGTGAGCCCGAACCTGATCCAATGCAAGAGTTGAGATCCATCCCCCAGCTGAAGAGTAGACAGCAGCTCCTCTGGgtgcccttcatgataaaagaaaaagaaattgaagggaGATCCTCACAGATGGTACCACTGCCTAGCCATTCTCCTCCCAGCAGTGAGATTCCCCCCTTCCCCACCTCACCAGTCCAGCCCTGGCTCCAAAGGGGCCAGTCCATGCCCTGTCTTTGTGAGGGGTGGAGTCTGGCAGATGAGTTgggccttcttcctctctcccctcatcCCCTCACCCCACTGATCTTGGCTTCAGAGAGTAAACCACTGCCATTCCGGGACATAGTGGCTGAGGATCTGAAGCAAAAGATGAAGATCATGACAATGGAGTGGAGTCGATACTCACTGCTGGACTCCGGCCTGCCCCCTCTGGTCAGGGTCCTCACCCGGCGCCTATCTGCCCAGCAGCACATAGAGGAACTGCAGCAAATGCTGAAGAACCTGCAGGAGGAAGAAGCCTCTGGAAAGTGGGATCTCCTACCCCCAAGAGTCACTCCACTCCAGCCACAGCCAGTCACTGTTACTTTGAAGGTACAGGATCAAGTCGTAGTCCAGGTAGCTACTGTGCAACTCTCTGAAAGATACTTTTCTGACTCTTTCCACCTCGAGGGGGCCGGACTCCTCTACAACCATCTGACTGGGGAACTGGATGGTAAGGCCATCAAAGAAATGGACGCTGATCGTCTTATTGGGAACACCACCAAAGAGATATACAAGGAATTGATAAGCCGAGTCTCTACTGGTCACTTCTCTTTTGAAGACGCATCCCAAATTGAGCCATCAGCAGATAAAGATTGGTCCTCCTACTTGGCCTCATCTCTTCTACACCAAGATAAACATATGTCATTCATCAACCAAAATCTGGTTGGGTTTTACTCCAGAAGAGCAAGCGCTCAGCAGCTGTTCTCTGAAAAGACGCCTTCTCTCACACTACTCCAAAGGCACAAAAGCTGGGACAAGCGACTGAACAAGGGTGCATGGATAAACTGGATGAAACCCTCTGTGTCTGCAGATGACTACTTCAAGTACCTCGCCAGTCAGGAGTCAGATTTCCTCCATGTCATCTTCCAAATGTATGAAGAGGAGGCTCCTGTGGAGATACCAACCCCCGTCAAAGAGTCCCTAGATATTCAGCAACCCCCTCCCCTGATACAATATGAAGAAGACCTAGAGTTTGTGCCAGGAATGTGGGACTGGAACTCAGTGATAGAGGACAGCTCAAGACTTGGGAAAGCCCACTTCCTAAGCTTGCAGCAGCGTCTAGAACAACTGTGGGTCATGCTGGAAGTGCCTGAACAGAGTCGGTTAGACATGGTCATCAAGTACAGCTCTAATGCACGCCTGCAGCAACTACCAGCATTGATCAGGGCTTGGGAGCGGGTCCTGAAGCCCATTCAGAAGCGGGAGTTGTTGCTAGGGAGACTGGAGTGGTTTGAGCGACAAGCCTCCGACCCCAATCGCTTCTACCAAAAGCCCGATTTGTTGCTGAATCGATTCCTGGAGGAGAATCGGTTCCGTAGCTATATCCAAAAGAAGCTCAGTCAAGTGGAATCTTGTTTGATTCCCTTGCTGGAAAAGATAGAGTCAGTCTTTGGTGAGCCAGTGACCTTCAAGGGACGGAGCTATCTGGAGAAGATGAAGCAGGACAAAGTGGAGATGCTCTACTGGCTCCAGCAGCAGCGGCGGATTCGCAATCTGATCCGGACCCAGAAAACCATCCGCCAATCATCCATGTCCACAAGGAACAACAGCCAGGCTTTGATGGCCCCTGAGAACACTCCCATTACTCATTAA
- the Ccs gene encoding copper chaperone for superoxide dismutase isoform X1: MASKSGDGGTMCALEFTVQMSCQSCVDAVHKTLKGAAGVQNVEVQLENQMVLVQTTLPSQEVQALLESTGRQAVLKGMGSSQLKNLGAAVAIMEGSGTIQGVVRFLQLSSELCLIEGTIDGLEPGLHGLHVHQYGDLTKDCSSTGEIWAMFTLKLVAELPSG, encoded by the exons ATGGCTTCGAAGTCGGGGGACGGTGGAACTATGTGTGCG TTGGAGTTTACAGTACAGATGAGTTGTCAGAGCTGCGTGGACGCTGTGCACAAGACCCTGAAAGGGGCGGCGG GTGTCCAGAATGTGGAAGTTCAGTTGGAGAACCAGATGGTGTTGGTGCAGACCACTTTGCCCAGCCAGGAGGTGCAAGCGCTCCTGGAAAGCACAGGGAGGCAGGCTGTACTCAAGGGCATGGGCAGCAGCCAACTAA AGAATCTGGGAGCAGCAGTGGCCATTATGGAGGGCAGTGGCACCATACAGGGGGTGGTCCGCTTCCTacagctgtcctctgagctctGCCTGATTGAGGGAACCATCGACGGCCTGGAGCCTGGGCTGCATGGGCTTCATGTCCATCAGTATGGGGACCTTACGAAGGACTGCAGCAG CACCGGGGAGATCTGGGCAATGTTCACGCTGAAGCTAGTGGCCGAGCTACCTTCCGGATAG
- the Ccs gene encoding copper chaperone for superoxide dismutase (The RefSeq protein has 1 substitution compared to this genomic sequence), translating to MASKSGDGGTMCALEFTVQMSCQSCVDAVHKTLKGAAGVQNVEVQLENQMVLVQTTLPSQEVQALLESTGRQAVLKGMGSSQLKNLGAAVAIMEGSGTVQGVVRFLQLSSELCLIEGTIDGLEPGLHGLHVHQYGDLTKDCSSCGDHFNPDGASHGGPQDTDRHRGDLGNVHAEASGRATFRIEDKQLKVWDVIGRSLVVDEGEDDLGRGGHPLSKVTGNSGKRLACGIIARSAGLFQNPKQICSCDGLTIWEERGRPIAGQGRKDSAQPPAHL from the exons ATGGCTTCGAAGTCGGGGGACGGTGGAACTATGTGTGCG TTGGAGTTTACAGTACAGATGAGTTGTCAGAGCTGCGTGGACGCTGTGCACAAGACCCTGAAAGGGGCGGCGG GTGTCCAGAATGTGGAAGTTCAGTTGGAGAACCAGATGGTGTTGGTGCAGACCACTTTGCCCAGCCAGGAGGTGCAAGCGCTCCTGGAAAGCACAGGGAGGCAGGCTGTACTCAAGGGCATGGGCAGCAGCCAACTAA AGAATCTGGGAGCAGCAGTGGCCATTATGGAGGGCAGTGGCACCATACAGGGGGTGGTCCGCTTCCTacagctgtcctctgagctctGCCTGATTGAGGGAACCATCGACGGCCTGGAGCCTGGGCTGCATGGGCTTCATGTCCATCAGTATGGGGACCTTACGAAGGACTGCAGCAG CTGTGGGGACCATTTTAACCCTGATGGAGCATCTCATGGGGGTCCTCAGGACACTGATCGG CACCGGGGAGATCTGGGCAATGTTCACGCTGAAGCTAGTGGCCGAGCTACCTTCCGGATAGAGGATAAACAGCTGAAG GTGTGGGATGTGATTGGCCGCAGTCTGGTTGTTGATGAGGGAGAAGATGACCTGGGCCGGGGAGGCCATCCCTTATCCAAGGTCACAGGGAATTCTGGGAAGAG GTTGGCCTGTGGCATCATTGCACGCTCTGCTGGCCTTTTCCAGAATCCCAAGCAGATCTGCTCCTGTGATGGGCTCACTATCTGGGAGGAGCGAGGCCGGCCCATTGCTGGCCAAGGCCGAAAGGACTCAGCCCAACCCCCTGCTCACCTCTGA